The following are encoded together in the Candida orthopsilosis Co 90-125, chromosome 5 draft sequence genome:
- a CDS encoding Bub3 protein (protein similar to S. cerevisiae Bub3p, a kinetochore checkpoint component), producing MESNSNFIELTTGRKNLDLISDIKFSKNNQYQLLIGTWGSNLLLYNCRSFTNYPHEPLPREPICELNVADTPLSILYPGNSNTNSQAPPIVGLLDGSVRQVDFENVKLGKNMGHTFEGEDVRNGINHLCQGVNNSVIASSFRGNLQLLDQRLQKPLNNWKNGRKVLTMESTEKYLILGLAGNVVEVYDLNKLGSSTAPAPLETREVGLKYQVTDIKASLDQSALAMSSIDGRVSIEYLDLSSESQQEKNFVFKSHRHFDKESGTDLVYPINSLAFRKHVSRSNLLFTAGSDGYLCLWDINKRKRLKQYPRFQTCEIDGLPSEEVTTESIAKIDVSHTDDLIAVATSDDNYKRRRRLSESENSRLPSRVYVKHLKN from the coding sequence ATGGAATCGAACAGTaattttattgaattgacAACCGGAAGAAAGaatcttgatttgatatcTGATAtcaagttttccaaaaacaatcagtatcaattgttgattggtaCTTGGGGTAGTAATTTGCTTTTATACAATTGTCGTTCATTTACAAATTATCCTCATGAGCCATTGCCGAGAGAGCCCATATGTGAATTGAATGTTGCTGATACTCCATTGAGTATACTCTACCCGGGTAATAGCAATACAAACAGTCAAGCACCACCAATTGTTGGATTATTAGATGGCTCAGTACGGcaagttgattttgaaaatgtgaAGCTTGGCAAGAATATGGGTCACACATTTGAAGGTGAGGATGTGCGAAATGGTATCAATCACTTGTGCCAAGGAGTAAACAATTCCGTCATAGCCAGTTCATTCAGGGGTAATTTACAACTCCTAGATCAAAGATTGCAGAAGccattgaacaattggaagaatGGCAGAAAGGTTTTGACTATGGAATCCACTGAAAAATACTTGATTCTTGGATTGGCGGGGAATGTGGTTGAAGTTTATGACTTAAATAAATTGGGATCGTCTACAGCACCAGCTCCATTGGAAACTAGAGAGGTGGGATTAAAATATCAAGTAACTGATATCAAAGCATCTCTCGACCAAAGCGCCCTCGCAAtgtcatcaattgatggtAGAGTGTCCATAGAATACCTTGATCTTTCATCAGAATCACAACAGGAGAAAAACTTTGTATTCAAGAGTCATCGGCATTTTGACAAAGAATCAGGGACCGATTTGGTCTATCCAATAAATTCCCTAGCATTTAGAAAGCACGTTAGTCGGAGTAATTTGTTATTCACAGCCGGTTCAGATGGATATCTTTGTCTATGGGATATTAACAAGAGGAAACGATTGAAACAATATCCAAGATTCCAAACTTGTGAAATAGATGGTTTACCACTGGAAGAAGTGACCACGGAAAGCATAGCGAAAATTGATGTAAGTCACACTGATGACTTAATAGCCGTTGCTACGAGTGACGATaattacaaaagaaggCGGCGATTGTCCGAAAGTGAAAATTCTAGGTTGCCTAGTCGGGTGTACGTCAAACACTTGAAGAATTAG
- a CDS encoding Rms1 lysine methyltransferase codes for MMTASQYKDAFNKSTANYLDWLKSHNVDLSPKITIHDYTSINQGRGVIAVEDIEEGEVLATIPKTALINVKQNLLVHEYPNLKHYLMRLPHWDALIIILLYELRNKEQSQWLEYIDVLPQKGFNQLMFWSPNELNLLQPSYVLERVGKDAAEEMYHKILDIVKDLKIDGLSDVTFDEYNVVATIIMSYSFDVELTKQEEKEIRNQLGMTNETEDEGVDDDEEVPDLVKHEHGTCNGTDEVKSLLERNGIPLDEDEENDEPVALEDIEGLVEEDDEKNGFKEEDEEEEEDEEEEEDDDDDDDESGDEEGSGHPEILNDGCIKSMVPLADTLNADTNYNNAIVNYEESSLVITSINPIKKGDQIYNTYSNHPNGEILRRYGYVEPQGSKGDFGEIPISIIYQFFIEKYVVHETDLSHLLELIGEVSYQEQMNDNGLDEDIEFELILDSYDCFSTSEVTIELIFLVQLLTTYFLIRKDGEEVSLDSVKRVYQKIYQLVESKKVTSELIKNLQEILQIRLDQYPDYASEPLNKESGSMIRDVMAEIVLKSEFHSLGACQKDVQKTVERTLDSSVKVVADDKLVRAITKNSDRGHRKGEKRVVENAGEKAKRPKKAKKQ; via the coding sequence ATGATGACAGCTTCACAATACAAAGATGCGTTTAATAAGTCGACCGCAAATTATCTCGATTGGTTAAAGTCTCACAATGTCGACCTTTCCCCCAAAATTACGATACATGATTACACTTCAATCAACCAAGGTCGTGGAGTGATTGCGGTGGAGGATATCGAAGAAGGAGAAGTTTTAGCTACAATCCCTAAAACGGCATTAATAAATGTTAAGCAAAATCTACTTGTCCATGAATACCCTAACTTGAAGCATTACTTAATGAGACTTCCCCATTGGGATGCATTGATAATCATATTATTGTATGAGTTGCGCAACAAGGAGCAAAGTCAATGGTTAGAGTATATTGACGTGCTACCTCAAAAAGggttcaatcaattgatgttttggaGCCcgaatgaattgaatttgttacAACCAAGTTATGTATTAGAAAGAGTTGGAAAAGATGCGGCTGAAGAAATGTATCACAAGATATTAGATATTgttaaagatttgaaaattgatggACTTTCTGACGTAACATTCGATGAATATAATGTTGTTGCAACTATAATTATGTCATACTCGTTTGATGTCGAGTTGACGAAACAAGAGGAGAAGGAAATTAGGAATCAGCTTGGTATGACAAATGAGACTGAGGATGAAGGTgttgatgacgatgaagaagtaCCTGACTTAGTAAAACATGAGCATGGAACATGTAATGGGACTGATGAAGTAAAATCACTTCTTGAAAGAAATGGAATACCACTCgatgaggatgaagaaaatgatgaacCCGTAGCACTTGAAGACATCGAAGGATTGGTAGAAGAGGACGATGAAAAAAATGgattcaaagaagaagacgaggaggaggaggaagacgaagaagaagaagaagacgacgacgacgacgacgacgaAAGTGGTGACGAGGAAGGCTCTGGGCATCCAGAAATTCTCAATGATGGATGCATTAAATCAATGGTTCCATTGGCTGACACTTTAAACGCCGACACCAACTACAACAATGCGATAGTCAACTATGAAGAAAGCAGTTTAGTTATCACAAGTATAAATCCCATCAAAAAAGGTGATCAAATCTACAATACATACTCAAATCACCCCAATGGTGAAATCTTACGGAGATATGGCTATGTTGAGCCACAAGGGTCCAAGGGAgattttggtgaaattcCTATATCCATCATATATCAGTTCTTTATTGAGAAATATGTGGTGCATGAAACTGATTTGAGTCATTTACTTGAATTAATTGGTGAAGTATCATATCAGGAACAAATGAACGACAATGGGTTAGATGAAGATATCGAGTTTGAACTTATTTTGGATTCTTATGATTGTTTTAGTACTAGTGAAGTCACCATTgaattaatttttttggtACAATTGTTAACTACATATTTTTTGATACGAAAGGATGGAGAAGAAGTATCACTCGACTCAGTGAAACgagtttatcaaaagatttatcaacttgttgaatcGAAAAAAGTAACTTCagaattgatcaaaaacttgcaagaaattttacaaattagATTGGATCAGTATCCTGACTATGCATCTGAACCGTTGAATAAAGAACTGGGTTCAATGATCAGGGATGTAATGGCCGAAATTGTATTAAAGAGCGAGTTTCATTCGTTGGGTGCGTGTCAAAAAGATGTACAAAAGACAGTGGAGAGGACTTTGGACTCATCAGTAAAGGTGGTTGCTGATGATAAATTAGTCAGAGCCATTACCAAAAACAGTGATAGGGGACACAGAAAAGGTGAAAAgagagttgttgaaaatgctGGTGAGAAAGCAAAGAGACCTAAGAAGGCGAAGAAGCAGTAA
- a CDS encoding Cam1-1 translation elongation factor (incomplete, gene ends into a gap in the genome sequence; similar to C. parapsilosis CPAR2_302480 and C. albicans CAM1-1) codes for MSQGTLYVMDQSPRSFVLEDIVKHYKLDVKITTEKDAAYNAKFPLGKTPAFIGSKGYALTETIAIASYFFSLVPKEKLGGLLGKNGQQYAAIIKYVSLFNQEWIDTVAPGFKMAIGKLPFNKKISDENLAKLDILGKILETRLSDFTYLVGERLTYADLFVAAALTFGLSTIVGAPFLKRFPHVARWFNTVSKAPFWEGRLGSYKPADPPLAFTPPKKEKKEKAPASAAAPAKKEAAPKAAAADEPAPSAPKPKHPLEALGK; via the coding sequence ATGTCACAAGGTACTTTATATGTTATGGATCAATCCCCAAGATCGTTTGTCTTGGAAGATATTGTCAAACACTACAAATTAGATGTTAAAATCACCACTGAAAAAGATGCTGCTTACAATGCCAAATTCCCATTAGGTAAAACCCCAGCCTTCATTGGCTCAAAAGGATACGCCTTAACTGAAACAATTGCTATTGCCAGTTACTTCTTCTCATTGGttccaaaagaaaaattgggTGGTTTGTTGGGCAAGAATGGTCAACAATATGCTGCTATTATTAAATATGTTTCATTGTTTAATCAAGAATGGATTGATACTGTTGCTCCTGGATTCAAGATGGCCATTGGTAAATTGccattcaacaaaaagatcagtgatgaaaatttggcTAAATTGGATATCTTGGGTAAGATCTTGGAAACTAGATTGTCTGATTTCACTTATTTGGTTGGTGAAAGATTAACCTATGCTGATTTgtttgttgctgctgctttAACTTTTGGTTTATCAACTATTGTTGGTGCTCCATTCTTGAAGAGATTCCCTCATGTTGCTAGATGGTTCAATACTGTTTCTAAGGCTCCATTCTGGGAAGGTAGATTGGGTTCATACAAGCCAGCTGATCCACCATTGGCTTTCACTCCAccaaagaaggaaaagaaggaaaaagcCCCTGCTTCTGCCGCCGCTCCAGCTAAGAAAGAAGCTGCTCCAAAAGCCGCTGCTGCTGATGAACCAGCTCCATCGGctccaaaaccaaaacatcCATTGGAAGCTTTAGGTAAA
- a CDS encoding hypothetical protein (incomplete, gene starts in a gap in the genome sequence), with amino-acid sequence VLGAGVVGLTTAIELKKWNPSLEITIAARHFPGDLAHSYTSPRAGANWQSFATGQDSKLQKIDQPGYEKFMRLAVDDPRAGIWIVDNTTYHTKYDVTIAKGNFQSFIPWYKDFVQGFKVLEEDKIPFDDISFGTSFKGVVITVPIYLSYLVQQNKELGNTFKKIPLIESIKEARAITNYPDYVINATGLGATKIQGVEDKKENFPVKGQTLLVKNNARSAVVVQGFPGLPDEMLYVMPRRDGGSIIGGCFRPGDESTEEDKEFTARLVRRATKYVPELVDPKFKNNSTKIEVKRVNVGVRPFREDGVRIEVDPKYKWLIHDYGAGAGGYQGSVGMDRKVVEVLKKELSRIKAKIYGHGPFELWENAVSKKQFRWFGVSLRMTQHNFNTYTFSTLNMLQRV; translated from the coding sequence CTGTATTAGGAGCAGGCGTTGTTGGCCTAACTACGGCCATTGAGCTTAAAAAATGGAACCCAAGTTTGGAAATCACAATTGCGGCGCGCCACTTCCCTGGTGATCTTGCTCATTCTTACACTTCTCCACGGGCTGGTGCTAACTGGCAGTCATTTGCAACGGGCCAAGATTCCAAACTACAGAAAATAGATCAGCCAGGATATGAGAAGTTTATGCGTTTAGCTGTTGATGATCCAAGAGCAGGTATCTGGATCGTTGACAATACGACATACCACACAAAGTATGATGTAACTATCGCTAAAGGtaattttcaaagcttCATTCCCTGGTACAAGGACTTCGTTCAAGGGTTCAAAGTACTTGAAGAGGACAAGATCCCATTTGATGACATCTCATTCGGTACATCCTTCAAAGGTGTTGTCATCACCGTGCCAATTTACCTTTCGTACTTGGTTCAACAGAATAAAGAATTGGGAAACACATTCAAGAAGATCCCTCTCATAGAAAGCATCAAAGAGGCAAGAGCTATCACAAACTATCCTGATTATGTTATTAATGCAACTGGATTAGGAGCTACTAAAATACAAGGAGTGGAGGACAAAAAGGAGAATTTCCCCGTCAAAGGTCAGACACTTTTAGTAAAAAACAATGCCAGATCAGCTGTTGTAGTTCAAGGATTCCCTGGACTACCCGATGAGATGCTCTATGTAATGCCTAGACGAGATGGTGGATCAATCATTGGTGGATGCTTCAGACCTGGAGACGAATCCACTGAAGAAGACAAAGAGTTCACAGCTAGGTTAGTAAGAAGAGCAACTAAGTATGTTCCTGAGTTGGTCGACCCAaagttcaaaaacaattccACAAAAATTGAGGTCAAAAGAGTTAACGTAGGTGTCAGACCATTTAGAGAAGACGGGGTTAGAATTGAAGTGGATCCGAAGTACAAGTGGTTGATTCATGACTATGGAGCCGGCGCCGGTGGCTATCAAGGAAGTGTTGGAATGGACCGCAAAGTAGTTGAggttttgaagaaggagtTATCACGAATAAAGGCAAAAATCTATGGCCACGGACCATTTGAGCTATGGGAAAACGCTGTatcaaaaaaacaattcagATGGTTCGGCGTGTCCCTACGGATGACACAACACAACTTCAATACATATACCTTCTCAACCCTCAATATGTTACAACGTGTGTAG